One window of the Bombus affinis isolate iyBomAffi1 chromosome 10, iyBomAffi1.2, whole genome shotgun sequence genome contains the following:
- the LOC126921030 gene encoding uncharacterized protein LOC126921030 isoform X6, whose protein sequence is MMEPPVTSKVLRAPNLKRGQENVRIQDRIKLERVLGVTVSSNAALDCDATSELVAYPAGCTVVLFNPRKNTQAHVLNACRKTVTSLALAGDGRFLATGECGHMPNVRVWDISDPYNAVQFAEFSGHKYGINCVAFSPSNKYVVSVGSQHDMIVNVWDWRNNVKVASNKVSSKVKAVCFAENGNYFVTVGNRHVKFWYLEYSRSAKYKEPVPLMGRSAILGEQRNNDFVDVACGRGDMADSTYAITKTGLLCEFNNRRLLDKWVELRTSSANCMAVGDKYIFIGCAEGIVRCFSPSTLQFITTLPRTHYLGVDVAQGLSISHMSQHPTNARYPDAIALAFDERNNKLTCVYNDHSIYVWDVRDIRRVGKSHSFLYHSACIWGVEMYPTGSDSMTSMPAGSFITCSSDDTIRVWNLEKDISPDDTLYKRNIYSNELLKVLYIDPELTYLKDLDLAAAGSSEKSDASYDGRNGVRSIRVSPDGKHLASGDRSGNIRIHDLSSLEELCLIEAHDAEVLCLEYSKFSRYSAEPPRLLASASRDRLIHVFSVDQGYNFLQTLDDHSSSITAVRFFNQSNQSNQIQMVSCGADKSIIFRQLQSTPGGMPQFARGHNAQGKTTLYDMEVDSGQKHVLTACQDRNIRVYNVATGKHSKTFKGSVGEDGSLIKVVLDASGIYVATSCTDKTLCVYDYYSGECMATMLGHSELVTGLRFSPDCRNLVSASGDGCIFVWRVPRDMVVTMQARLAQQAMRAGKRPSQVNGTGIDIQLDNETFGSPPPEFLDPNANPTSQNVGVDYRFSVGQLPLWAKKQINTTNADEGAVLGSNVRPLGVDLPKGRWAQRVQQGDGITVKSVYDSDEVIPFPPPRGAIDSDGGGGGGGSKDSSIDSGTETKCSSDYRRETIVIKREEDETVFQPCPDSYRELADETKQDHESTEHDGDVEDYSEGENGTTGSEKSHHRLMYYPAPEDTVSNQFTVNAMDVEELRRSQRRQKKPRNGESGRTSELTASGSQDDSDSEGGASTPSAERNPLSMLSEASSEGFDQLAKQSHREKFLKNAFESLSGAEEPTNRSVKTTSISSQFHGRLSGNGDNGGNNKIRNAAVVNATKQARGDSDVAKKREELQRRIEETRRKLQSVGYKSSLKTSQSISDLSSHIPEKHHRSNRLSTGNKSGQQTQYSKPINPCKPIPNPKPPLKPQQLVNKISVVGNAPLKLDIPNDNCLSKSPTTSCVNDKTKPSLSRPLTLTLKKTEKYKLSLNKPNQSLPESPVCEELKLLKEQCKKNVSRFARFAQKRRSCSYFIGLDDNEEDMENIAKSFESLPAMNERNIENLNDPMDDGDEGNGNFSDDSLEGDFKNPPRRCVSDYQINMHIDHQQGTQRNYSTYQTFSKRILTGSQESILSDASVESFSKGSAEILDYSHYDNDRHSSASFFLSRRKMQAGRSHESILTDESDYQMFPLHENIDHRSTESVLTDDSDSLVKSAPLEMLFDSHYKRKRQNSETYSGNPNNAVIPSSNTENSANDPTSCRAVFRSKSLQDTRISQARNENSYSEDNAQPATCIYYEFNFNDQSDTNVEMRIGTKSDTMSRSNSLKVAKEPQSMLILNDFVAHKPPKPKRNSARTQSMRNRARPAWNKYVDSASQSSCVKPADSDNYPNKSHGEERAARNGAEVKSDTNESLHASKRIEQLLQPSSYSLQPSDDKDSKTKFYSLQTRRADKGIAYDAGGPMDNFAFDPNDSSCQTKSYRGRDVDEDQIDASHAERNRHRCFENQIPTKDTQETYDSLEPPTTVSCDLQATGMQNASNLLTTNERIDNLDASVDLRITRAIEGTVKLLSKEFENLVRREQYLMKEKCLRMSHCQETSENFAKLEAERDGRFCSLRRDIRFHSGGEDSDCADTSAMDKSMMESGSSTSASSCTNSPKRMWPPASRCQSHTKWTKTLPTINQAILPSKHLYAVGSSGGRISSKVFDSEEEGGGMRRACSLSDLSVSPPNRLLHGPIQVSGKVGNKNANASARSGLGSANSGNQSRHGSTKNHSSHMTRSSSVGVLNQSDSESDVGAGNNRGWNNQTGSNRISGLMRPTISSQNKINHQAKSNSSSNSNLPSVLRRRGMQGAYSSVNLSQVGNQEDSSSEDTSSNGNGGKPALPPRPRSISIDHSTTSLSLPGTTVRRSGSTTIITNGRNGNNTMGQNASRMTTTNRNQLDPSPQELPVKDTDRAIDVASAELGTDKTLVSTQLCNTIADELTRTADNVVQLYKRLTIDNEDDPSRASIDRDTMLRGLESSVNETMRTLRLVVSGGEGHEGSTNPENVTMNEATAKFQELLAGQDQGKVVNMMQQYSELLLNMMQQRMGGTQSSHT, encoded by the exons GCATTTTCACCGAGCAACAAGTACGTGGTATCCGTGGGCTCTCAACACGATATGATCGTCAACGTCTGGGACTGGAGGAACAATGTTAAAGTGGCGTCGAACAAAGTCTCGAGCAAAGTGAAGGCCGTCTGCTTCGCGGAAAACGGCAATTACTTCGTTACCGTCGGCAACAGACACGTCAAGTTTTGGTATCTCGAATACTCGCGCAGTGCCAAG TATAAGGAACCTGTGCCTTTGATGGGTCGGTCTGCCATATTAGGAGAACAGAGAAACAACGATTTCGTGGACGTAGCCTGCGGCCGAGGGGATATGGCGGATTCGACGTACGCGATCACCAAAACGGGGCTCCTATGCGAATTTAATAACAGGAGGCTGTTGGACAAATGGGTGGAGCTTCGC ACGAGCAGTGCCAATTGCATGGCCGTTGGAGACAAATACATCTTCATCGGCTGCGCGGAGGGAATCGTGAGGTGCTTCAGTCCTAGCACGCTTCAGTTCATCACCACGTTACCGAGAACGCATTACCTAGGCGTGGACGTCGCTCAGGGATTGTCCATTAG TCACATGTCTCAGCATCCGACGAACGCGAGGTATCCGGACGCGATCGCGCTGGCGTTCGACGAACGGAACAACAAACTGACCTGCGTCTACAACGACCACAGCATCTACGTGTGGGACGTGCGGGACATCAGGCGGGTCGGCAAGTCCCATTCGTTTCTCTACCACTCGGCGTGTATCTGGGGCGTCGAGATGTATCCCACAGGATCGGATTCCATGACCAGTATGCCGGCTGGCAGTTTCATCACCTGTTCCAGCGACGACACCATCCGCGTGTGGAACCTCGAGAAGGACATCTCCCCGGACGACACGCTCTACAAGCGAAACATCTATAGCAACGAGTTGCTCAAAGTGCTCTACATAGATCCGGAGCTGACTTACTTGAAAGATCTGGATCTGGCGGCTGCCGGGTCGAGCGAAAAGAGCGACGCATCGTACGACGGACGAAACGGAGTCAGATCGATCCGAGTGAGCCCGGACGGGAAACATTTGGCGTCCGGCGATCGATCTGGCAATATTCGAATCCACGATCTCTCCTCGTTGGAGGAACTGTGCTTGATCGAGGCGCACGACGCCGAAGTGCTCTGCCTGGAGTATTCCAAATTCTCCCGATACTCGGCGGAGCCTCCGAGGCTGCTCGCCAGTGCCTCCAGGGATAGGCTGATCCACGTGTTCAGCGTCGATCAAGGATACAACTTTTTGCAAACGCTCGACGATCATAGTTCTTCCATCACTGCCGTTAGGTTCTTCAATCAGAGTAATCAGAGCAATCAGATACAAATGGTCTCCTGCGGTGCCGACAAGAGTATTATCTTTAGACAGCTGCAATCG ACACCGGGAGGAATGCCGCAATTCGCCAGGGGTCACAACGCCCAGGGCAAGACCACTCTGTACGATATGGAGGTCGATTCTGGACAGAAACACGTCTTGACCGCCTGCCAGGACAGGAACATAAGGGTTTACAACGTAGCCACGGGTAAACACAGTAAAACGTTCAAGGGGTCTGTCGGCGAAGACGGATCGCTCATCAAAGTGGTTCTAG ACGCATCGGGAATCTACGTAGCTACCTCGTGTACGGATAAGACGTTGTGCGTGTACGATTACTACAGCGGCGAATGCATGGCCACTATGCTCGGTCACTCGGAGTTGGTGACAGGGCTGCGCTTCAGTCCCGACTGTCGCAATCTCGTGTCCGCTAGCGGAGACGGTTGTATATTCGTGTGGCGCGTTCCACGCGACATGGTCGTCACTATGCAGGCGCGTCTCGCTCAGCAAGCGATGCGAGCTGGAAA GAGGCCGTCACAAGTGAACGGCACGGGCATCGACATACAGCTGGACAACGAAACTTTCGGCTCGCCACCGCCGGAATTCCTCGATCCAAACGCGAACCCAACGTCGCAGAACGTAGGCGTGGACTACAGATTCAGCGTGGGCCAGTTACCCCTCTGGGCGAAGAAGCAGATAAACACGACGAACGCGGACGAAGGTGCTGTCCTCGGTTCGAACGTGAGACCCCTCGGTGTGGACCTGCCGAAGGGCAGATGGGCGCAAAGGGTTCAGCAAGGAGACGGTATAACGGTCAAGTCCGTGTACGACAGCGACGAAGTTATACCGTTTCCTCCACCTCGTGGCGCTATCGATTCCGATGGCGGCGGCGGAGGCGGCGGTTCGAAAGATAGTTCGATCGACAGCGGAACCGAGACCAAGTGCAGCAGCGATTATCGCAGGGAAACGATCGTCATCAAAAGG GAAGAGGACGAAACTGTATTTCAACCTTGCCCAGATAGTTACAGAGAATTAGCAGATGAAACGAAACAG GATCACGAGAGTACCGAGCACGACGGAGACGTGGAAGATTACTCGGAAGGAGAGAATGGTACAACCGGTTCAGAGAAATCTCATCACAGGTTGATGTATTATCCTGCACCGGAAGATACGGTGTCGAATCAATTCACCGTAAACGCGATGGACGTCGAAGAACTTCGAAG GTCTCAGAGGAGACAGAAGAAGCCTAGAAACGGAGAGAGCGGTCGAACGAGCGAATTAACCGCTTCTGGTAGTCAAGACGACTCGGACTCCGAGGGCGGTGCTTCAACGCCCAGTGCCGAGCGAAATCCTCTGTCTATGTTGTCGGAAGCTAGTTCGGAGGGATTCGACCAACTGGCCAAGCAGAGTCACCGTGAAAAGTTCCTTAAGAACGCTTTTGAATCTCTCAGCGGTGCCGAAGAGCCTACGAATAGAAGCGTCAAAACGACTAGCATCAGTTCCCAGTTTCACGGAAG ACTCAGCGGTAACGGCGATAACGGCGGCAACAACAAGATTCGCAACGCAGCGGTAGTGAACGCAACGAAGCAAGCGAGAGGCGACTCGGACGTCGCGAAGAAGCGCGAAGAGTTGCAAAGGAGAATAGAGGAAACCAGAAGAAAATTGCAAAGC GTCGGCTATAAATCGTCGTTAAAAACCAGTCAAAGCATATCCGACTTGAGCAGCCATATACCGGAGAAACATCATCGTTCGAATAGATTGAGCACAGGTAACAAATCTGGTCAGCAAACCCAATACTCGAAACCGATCAATCCCTGCAAACCTATACCGAATCCAAAGCCCCCGTTAAAACCTCAACAACTCGTTAACAAAATATCGGTTGTGGGTAATGCGCCACTTAAGCTAGATATTCCGAACGATAATTGCTTATCCAAAAGTCCGACTACGTCGTGCGTAAATGACAAGACAAAACCGTCTCTTAGTCGACCGTTAACGTTAACCTTAAAGAAAACTGAAAAGTATAAGCTATCGCTGAATAAACCGAATCAATCTTTGCCCGAATCGCCCGTCTGCGAAGAGCTAAAGCTCTTAAAGGAACAGTGCAAAAAGAACGTTAGCCGATTCGCGAGATTCGCTCAGAAAAGGAGATCGTGTAGTTACTTTATCGGACTCGATGACAACGAGGAAGACATGGAAAATATAGCCAAGTCTTTCGAGAGTTTGCCCGCGATGAACGAGCGCAACATAGAAAACTTGAACGACCCGATGGACGACGGGGACGAAGGGAACGGAAACTTCAGCGACGATTCCCTGGAAGGTGACTTTAAGAATCCACCTCGACGATGCGTCAGCGATTATCAGATAAACATGCATATCGATCATCAACAAGGCACTCAGAGAAACTATTCCACGTATCAGACTTTCTCGAAACGAATACTAACCGGTTCTCAAGAAAGCATCCTTTCGGACGCCTCGGTCGAGTCTTTCTCGAAAGGAAGCGCTGAAATTTTGGATTATAGCCACTACGACAACGACAGGCATTCGAGCGCGAGCTTCTTCTTGTCCCGCCGAAAGATGCAAGCTGGTCGAAGTCACGAAAGCATTCTCACGGATGAATCCGATTATCAGATGTTCCCGTTGCACGAGAACATCGATCACCGAAGCACCGAAAGCGTGTTGACCGACGACTCGGACTCTTTAGTGAAATCCGCGCCGTTGGAGATGCTGTTCGATTCTCACTATAAACGAAAAAGGCAAAATTCGGAAACGTACAGCGGTAATCCCAACAACGCCGTGATACCATCGAGCAATACCGAAAATTCTGCCAACGATCCAACGTCTTGTCGGGCTGTATTCAGATCGAAATCGCTGCAGGACACGCGAATAAGCCAAGCCAGGAACGAGAATAGCTATTCGGAGGATAACGCGCAGCCGGCAACTTGCATCTACTACGAGTTCAATTTCAACGATCAGAGCGACACGAACGTCGAAATGAGAATTGGAACTAAATCGGACACCATGTCACGAAGCAATAGCCTAAAAGTTGCAAAGGAACCGCAGTCGATGTTGATTCTGAACGATTTCGTGGCTCACAAACCACCGAAACCTAAACGCAACTCGGCTCGAACGCAGAGCATGCGGAACAGAGCACGCCCCGCCTGGAACAAGTACGTAGACTCTGCGTCTCAGTCTTCCTGCGTCAAACCCGCTGATTCCGACAACTATCCGAACAAGTCTCACGGGGAGGAACGAGCAGCCAGAAACGGTGCCGAAGTAAAGTCCGATACGAACGAATCTTTGCACGCTTCCAAGAGGATCGAGCAGTTGTTGCAACCCTCCAGCTATTCTTTGCAGCCAAGCGACGATAAAGATTCGAAGACCAAGTTTTACAGCCTGCAGACTCGTCGGGCCGACAAAGGTATCGCGTACGACGCGGGTGGACCGATGGACAACTTTGCCTTCGATCCAAACGATTCCTCTTGTCAAACGAAGAGTTATCGAGGCCGCGACGTGGACGAGGATCAAATAGATGCCTCCCACGCGGAGAGAAATCGACATCGTTGCTTCGAGAATCAGATACCAACGAAAGACACGCAGGAGACCTACGACTCTCTGGAGCCTCCCACGACAGTCTCCTGCGACTTGCAAGCGACCGGCATGCAAAACGCTTCGAATCTATTGACGACGAACGAACGCATCGACAATTTGGACGCTAGCGTCGATCTCAGAATCACTCGAGCCATCGAAGGGACCGTTAAGTTGCTCTCCAAGGAATTCGAAAACTTGGTGAGAAGGGAGCAATACCTTATGAAGGAGAAGTGTCTGCGAATGTCGCATTGCCAGGAGACGAGCGAAAACTTCGCCAAGCTGGAGGCGGAAAGGGACGGCAGATTTTGTTCGTTGAGGCGCGACATAAGATTCCATTCCGGTGGCGAGGATAGCGATTGCGCGGACACGTCTGCGATGGACAAGTCGATGATGGAAAGCGGTTCCTCCACGTCCGCTTCGAGCTGCACGAACTCGCCGAAGCGAATGTGGCCGCCAGCCTCGCGCTGCCAAAGTCACACGAAGTGGACTAAAACGTTGCCCACCATTAACCAAGCTATTCTACCATCCAAGCATCTGTACGCAG TTGGCAGTAGTGGGGGGCGAATCTCGTCAAAAGTTTTTGACAGCGAAGAAGAGGGGGGTGGCATGCGACGTGCCTGCTCGCTGAGTGATCTTTCCGTCAGCCCGCCAAATAGGTTACTGCATGGCCCGATACAAG TTTCAGGAAAAGTAGGTAATAAGAACGCGAACGCTTCGGCGAGAAGTGGACTAGGAAGTGCAAATAGCGGGAATCAGTCGCGGCACGGTTCGACGAAGAATCATTCTTCTCACATGACAAGGAGCAGCAGCGTTGGCGTCCTAAATCAG AGTGACTCGGAATCGGACGTTGGAGCTGGAAACAACAGGGGTTGGAACAATCAGACGGGCAGCAACAGAATCAGCGGGTTGATGAGGCCGACGATCAGTTCGCAAAACAAAATCAATCATCAGGCGAAGTCGAACTCCTCTTCTAACAGCAATTTGCCTTCCGTTCTCAGAAGAAGAGGAATGCAGGGAGCATATTCAAGTG TAAATCTAAGTCAAGTGGGTAATCAGGAAGATTCAAGTTCGGAAGATACTTCCTCTAATGGAAACGGTGGAAAACCGGCGCTTCCACCGAGACCTCGAAGTATCAGCATCGACCACTCCACGACGAG CTTAAGTCTACCCGGTACAACGGTAAGAAGGTCGGGATCGACGACGATTATAACTAACGGTCGTAACGGAAATAACACGATGGGACAGAATGCAAGTCGGATGACGACGACAAATCGCAATCAATTAGATCCTAGCCCACAGGAACTTCCAGTTAAAGATACCGATCGTGCCATCGATGTAGCCAGTGCCGAAT TAGGCACGGATAAAACATTAG TGTCAACGCAACTGTGCAATACAATCGCAGACGAATTAACACGAACAGCAGACAATGTCGTGCAACTGTACAAACGTTTAACGATAGATAACGAGGATGATCCGTCTCGAGCGAGCATTGACAGGGACACGATGTTGCGCGGCCTCGAGTCGTCCGTAAACGAGACGATGCGCACATTGCGACTGGTGGTTTCAGGTGGCGAGGGCCACGAAGGTTCCACCAATCCCGAAAACGTTACAATGAACGAAGCCACCGCCAAATTCCAAGAACTGCTTGCTGGCCAAGACCAAGGAAAAGTGGTTAACATGATGCAGCAATACTCCGAGTTGCTACTAAACATGATGCAACAGAGAATGGGAGGGACGCAATCGAGCCATACGTAA